In Leptodesmis sichuanensis A121, the following are encoded in one genomic region:
- a CDS encoding ISLre2 family transposase, translated as MNIPATLDLNQAIETFKQTIAPLLAVGEISSWDGVALKAREEAIRAAALVLAGQVIALLLHELSEHPDSQREANQRTRSSRGFMARSQGKRRVKVLTVGNVVVEFKVGYILNGVSQQKRKGKRKAGQRGPSQGQGFYPLLRWLGLEEQVSPLVWSVVAAAGMLSRSFAQATEQLQQWGIELSEKRVVRLTYGFGQIGLALTDQWLAQLQQGQLPTGQTFEGQRVGLSVDGGRTRLRYNKRGRRRATKRRGDRGHWREPKLFTLYAIDEQGQRINTVKLPVINDGTFTGIEGFMSLLEMYLVKLGVVRAQQVLLLADGAPWIWHRIPALLERLGLPKDRLIELIDFYHASQHLKDFAEAAFSRVPSGKNG; from the coding sequence ATGAATATACCTGCAACCCTGGATCTCAACCAAGCCATTGAAACATTTAAGCAAACCATTGCCCCACTGCTGGCCGTGGGGGAAATTTCCAGTTGGGATGGAGTGGCGTTGAAAGCACGGGAGGAGGCAATCCGCGCCGCGGCTCTGGTGCTAGCCGGCCAGGTGATTGCCCTGCTGCTGCACGAACTCAGTGAGCATCCAGATAGCCAACGAGAAGCCAACCAACGGACCCGCTCATCACGAGGCTTCATGGCTCGCAGTCAAGGCAAACGCCGGGTCAAGGTATTAACCGTAGGCAATGTCGTCGTTGAGTTCAAGGTGGGCTACATTCTCAATGGGGTCTCTCAGCAGAAGCGGAAAGGCAAGCGGAAAGCCGGTCAACGGGGGCCATCCCAGGGACAGGGATTCTATCCCCTGCTGCGTTGGTTGGGACTGGAAGAGCAAGTCAGTCCCCTGGTTTGGAGCGTGGTTGCAGCGGCAGGGATGCTGTCGAGGTCCTTTGCGCAAGCGACTGAGCAGTTGCAGCAATGGGGCATTGAGTTGAGTGAGAAACGGGTGGTGCGACTGACCTATGGTTTTGGTCAAATCGGCCTGGCGTTAACCGACCAGTGGCTGGCTCAGTTGCAGCAAGGCCAACTGCCCACTGGCCAGACCTTTGAGGGACAGAGAGTGGGGTTGAGTGTCGATGGCGGGCGCACCCGGTTGCGATACAACAAACGGGGTAGACGACGGGCGACCAAGCGGCGGGGGGATCGGGGGCATTGGCGAGAACCCAAACTATTCACCCTCTATGCCATCGATGAGCAGGGCCAGCGCATCAATACAGTCAAATTACCGGTCATTAATGACGGCACCTTTACCGGTATCGAAGGATTCATGAGCCTGCTGGAGATGTATCTGGTCAAATTGGGGGTTGTGCGTGCCCAGCAAGTGTTGCTGCTAGCCGATGGCGCTCCTTGGATTTGGCACCGGATTCCCGCCCTTCTGGAACGCTTGGGCCTGCCCAAAGACCGACTGATTGAGTTGATTGACTTTTACCATGCCAGTCAGCATTTGAAGGATTTTGCTGAGGCGGCTTTTAGCAGGGTGCCAAGCGGAAAAAATGGGTAG